The Nicotiana tomentosiformis chromosome 2, ASM39032v3, whole genome shotgun sequence genome includes the window tcacatttctcttctatttataggaaaaaaattcggaattttttcagatttattattttattattttattattttttaattaaaaagaattctcacttcccatttttcttcttttttaaaaaaattaattccccactttcccttacttttattttttaaattcccactttttttactttactttttttttaatttctactttttttttttaatttccactttcttttattttttttaaaacattttcagctacctttacttttatttttttaatttcatctttcttttactttttatttttttaaattttcacattcttttacttttatttttttaattttccactttcttttactttttttttaaaaaaggttttcacctacttttacttttaagtttttattccatacttttaattttcctattattttattcccatccgaaaattaaaaaaaaatatttatttttttcggttttattttttaatttattttattttaaaataaagataaaaaataaaaataatactaatagtaataatttgaccttttaaattatttttaattcttaccctatattaaaaaaatataacaaagctaaaaaatatatatattaaatttttaaaaatatttacatagtagaatgtggtaaaaattcaaatatagtaaataattaggtgctcacagctaaTATACAATGATATGAGTGTGCGCTTGTATATGGAGATGAAAAAGAAAAACCTGGATATCACCAAATATCCATTATGTATAACGTTGAAAATTGTGTATTCAAGTGCTGAATGCTCATATTCAAGTTCATACTTTGGTGGTAACTTACTCGCAACAACTTCAGTTGGTTTACAATGTCAGAACATATAAGAAGTACACAGAACTAATATTGTTGATATGATGGATAATTAtggaaaagaagacaaaattgAGATAATGAAGGAAAATTGTATAATAGACAATCCACAACATGAAGAAATTGCAGAAGGTCAGTTGTATTGGGACAAATATACACTCATTAGTGTAATAAAGCACTACGCAATATGAGAAAAATATCAATTTATAGTGGATAGATCATCTACAACAAGGTATGATTTCTACGTGTGAGATTGCACTTTTCTGTAATTCTGTGTATGCTGCTTGTATATAAAATGTATAATTATTGTATAATGAGATTGCATATGTATACTGGTTGTTTATTTGAGACACAAGTGTAAAAATCTGAAGAAGTGTATTATCATAACACTATATTTTAAATAGGTATTGTCTTACATGCGTGGATGAAAGTTGAAAATGGAGTCTTAGATATTCAAGTATACACAAATCAAATGTCTTCAAGGTTAGACAGTTCAATAATGTTCACACTTGCCATTTTCACAACGTCATGCTACTTCATCAGCCATTGCAAAAATGATTTGCAATAAATATGCTAATCTAAAAACAATATACACTCCGGCAGACATCATGAGCGACAAGAAACAACAGTATGGGATTACTATGAGTTATGTAAAAGCTTATAGAACAAAAGAAAAGGCACTTGAACTGCTAAGAGGGATACCACGCAAATCTAATAGTAAACTGCCGAgtcacttgtatatgataaataTGACAAATCCTGGTTATGCCACAATATTATATAAATCAGTGGACGGGCGCTTCATGTATGTTTTTGTCGCACTAAATGCATCAATCATAGGATGGAAATACTGCTACCCTATTGCAGTGATTGATGGGACATTCCTTAAATCATCACACAAGGGGACAATATTAACAGCTAGAGCACAAGATGCGGCAGGTGAATATGTCGCAGTCtcgcataataattatatatggtACATATAGTTCTTATCTGTGTATAACAAAAATAACATGTGGATGCTTTCTTATTTTCTTAACCAGGTAAAATTTTTCCACTAGCATATGATATTGTCGATTCTGAAAATGATGCTTCCTGGGAATGGTTTTTTGAAATGTTTAGACAGGCTTTTGGGGAAAGGGAAAGGATGTGCATTGTATCCGAACGTCATGCAAGCATATTGAGGGGTGCTTCGATTGTGTATCCAGAGGTATGTCACTGTGTATGCATCTTCCATCTTTGGAATAACATAAAGAAGCAGTTCAAGAACCATGACCAGCTGAGGGAAGTATTTTTTGCAATGGCCAGAGCATACAAAATTGAAGATTTTAATCGCCTCATGCAAGATATGGACAACATTGATAAGAGGGTAAGGGTTTACCTGTTCTAAGTTAGTTATGAAAAGTTGTCCATAGCGCATTCCACTGTTAATAGATCCATGGTGATGACTTCAAATATTGTTGAGTCACTCAATGCAAGAAACATAAAGGCATAATCATGAGTTTGCTAGATTACATGATGAATTTGGTTATGGAATGGAATAATACAAATATAATGACTGCAATGAGTACATTTACTAGCCTAGGAAAAAAATATAACGAAGTATTGAAGGAAAATAGCAGTTTATCAGAGAAGATGACGGTATATATTCTTTTATCATGTCTTACTTTATACGCCTGAAAAACATACTTTGACAAAAATGTATTAATACTTGTCATATCCCTGTTTTACTAATGATATCTATTTAAATTTAGGTGAGGCCTTCAACCGATTATGTATATGTAGTAATGGATGCTGAACAAAGGCGAAACATAATCTGCATGCAAAAAAGGGAATGCTCGTGCAAACGATTTCAAGTGCATGAGATTCCTTGTCCACATGTTATAGCAGTATTGGACTACACACACATAAAAGCAACCAAATATTATTTTGCCTATTACACCAAGGAATACTTCAAGAAGACATATGAAGTGCCAGTTAATCCACTTCCAGATGAAACTACGCGGGACCTTCCAACAGAGGTGTTAGATAATGTGGTCCTACCACCGATAGTGAAGGGCAAATTAGGAAGACCGACGAAGTCGCGATGCAAGGGACTTTATGAATATGTGTATACAGAAACAGTTACCTGTGGACTGTGTGGAAAACAAAGACACAACAGAAGAATATGCAGTAATGCTCGAGACAACTAGTAGATGTTGCTACAATGATTTAGTATTTTGTAACTGTTTTCCTACCATTAGAATATTGGAAAAATAATGAGATTTGCAATCAGATTTTCTATGATGTATGAATAAAGATATTACTTTTTGTCGTAATGAAAGTATTGGTAGACATTTTATTCCAAATACTATTGTggatgtcactatacaaaaaaatatacaaaatagatgtcaatatacaaaatatatacaaaaataactgtcactatacaaaacatatacaaattagactaagggtggcaagtgggccgggcccggtcctaagtgggcttcgcgggcccggtcctaagtgggccggtcctatgcggtctGGTCCTAcacggtcccgggcttcgcgggcttattgctggaaccggctcgggaccggaaccacgaactaacggtcccgggttaagtgggcctaAACGGCCCAAACGGGCCCAACATAAActttctattttaattttttttttatagaagtaagagaaaagaaatagtaataaagatatataagctatattcgatttatatactatatatatacatcttaaaatatatatatactatattatatatacatagtatatatcttaaaatatactatatatacatcttaagatatattatatatatatatatagtatagtatagtagatcttaagatatatatatataatatatagtatagtatagtagatcttaagatatatatatatacatcttaagatatatatacatcttaagatatataagctatatatatatatagtatatcttaagatgtatactatcgaatatgacttataaactatgtatatatattatagtatatatatagtatatatatacatcttaagatatatatatatatatatatatatacacacacacacactatactatatatacacagtatattcgatatactcgatatatatatatatacacatttgTTTACTATAAATGAAACTATTATCgtcaaaatggtatcagagcctaggtactttcatgatatatatataagatagatatgaaatattcgacatagatatgtttctgaaatatggatttaggagaaactaatatgaaaaatactaggttggaagaggtagatatacctcaaaaccttgatttgttaaacaaatggattattcctaaagtccctattagaacaatttatgattatggatggtttgataaactctcttctaaacaacttgttaaaacaactgagcaatctttagctttgaattcgtctgaacagactattcgtttgttaaacaagcatgataTAGATATttataaacaccagtataattatttacatattggtatggttcaaattgcttttaagcctttaacccttaaagggttaccagagatatttttggctgctctcagagatgccagaaatttgaattttagacagtctctgatgggttctattgaatctactgtcgcctatggcccaatatattttaatactcaacccaatttgcaattatctttatctgatattaatatacttgatgcattaacattaaatgtgaaaacgcatggttataattatgcgcctggttctgaactgatatgtttatcgtatagaatttattttaaattactatctacgttaaaccccagatgtaaattatatgatacatctgatcagactattctagtggaaacgaattttgcaaagtctaaggtcaccacgaggagacctattaagtgggaagaaattaattttcacatggactttggattcggttatatcccccagtcagataactgatgctgtcagtaatactgagtattctcatattactcaaaatccagatggtaggatttgcattcagtttgacgataatagtttcatttatagtagacagtcattttctaataatagactgttgcctactattagttctaattataatagacattcctttactagtcgtagactgttgcctgatattcaacacatttctcctgttgaaccagtctatggaccagccagaaatcgtgctgcatctttacacacaatttctactaaagtaggtgataagccagttgaaagggttaagattaaccccaagacaaatattgttcaggataatgataatatttctgataaggatattccttctgcgtccgaaatggattttgacccaaatgatacttaatgattccacaccaaattgattttagtccaaggtcacaagctagaggttatattcaaaaaaaaaattttagTGATAAATGAAaccggtttaaaacttggttttttgatacttatagtaaagaagatttaaacaatatttctcaagaattttatgaaacttgtgctttacataatcaaattatgtattttgttccttggtttataaccacatatttacaactttttataaaagttttagaaagatcttataaagacgggaatggcaatattactaaagtcatttaccctcctcaagcaccttttgttttacctaataatacaagtattacttttactgcatttcaaaaatttattgatgaagatgttgctgcagtcagcatcacagaaattaataaattaatttctcaaaataattatttgagtttatatgttaaagttttgggagaaaacattagttttcttaataaaaaacttgatgatttaacaatCTTGATTAAGGAAATGAGTACTAGCAAGAAGatgactgatattgcctctacttcaggaagcaaatcagaacctcaaattgttgttactcatattcaaagaccccctgatattcaggattttaaatttaaatcttttggtgacttagaagaacttcttgataaaaagttatccggtttgaatatcaaacccattgatttatcaaataattttgctgataaattagattctacttttgactataaaaaggatgttttgtcagagtttaataaactcagaagttaccccaaaaagaatagtaagtttgcagatagcagatatgctgataaacctagaatgcagactttttattacaatcgtcctactcctcaagatgttttaatagaagaacgtgattggaatcagactaatacatcttatagtggttccgaaatttatgaatggaatcttgatggtttgactgataggcagttaactattctagtacatagaatgcttatgtatgcaactatctgtaaaagtgtgaagaatacagataggaatatttgcagaatgattgttgcaggttttactggtcaacttcgtggctggtgggacaattatttgacTGTCGAAgaaagggcaatggttattaacgctaaagccattgacgaaggacttgataacttaggcatggccctagtggcaaatagagaagatgtcgtttatacccttattcttactatattagaatactttaatggtagatttaccaatcagAATGAGACTGTCcgtactctccttaatagccttagatgtaagaccttaagtgagtttaggtggtataaagacatctttatgagtagagtgatggaactaccagaaaataagcttgaacattggaaagctaagtttatagatggccttccctctttatttgctgaaagagttagaaagattttaagaggtagttatggtgAAATTCCATACAGAGACTATACTTATGGGAAattaataggaatttgcacacaggaagggttaaacctgtgcaatgaattaagattgtccagacagcttaagatggataagcttaaggaaagaaaccagttaggggagttttgcacccagttcggtttacccgagacttctactcataagaagaagaaacataagtatcatagataccccaaccaagacagtccttataggagaaagagatctagatatagatccaaagaagaacgagaagctaagaaagcccatcgtaaggctactagatttaccaaaaataggtctaagagagatctagccgacattaagtgttataagtgtggtaaatttggccatatagccccGAATTgcaagcttcaaaagctgaaaaccttaggactagacgatgaactacgtgataaggtttatggtttgttatacacttctggatcagaatctgattattattctgaatcagaatccgaagctgaaattgatttacttgatttatctgatagtgataaaaatattgataaaacttgtacaacttgcaaaggtgatacatgtacttgtgatgatgaattttataaattacaatcacaatttgaaaatctaaacatgaaaactattacatctgataatgtaatagaacttttaaaagaagttactgataaAAAACTTCGCGAAAagattattaatttggctgctagttcaagttctaattcaagttctggttttgcaaaaccttttgaaaaagaatttgaatattccccgccttattctttactagaggttaataactgtttgttaaacaaaaatgcaactccagcaagagattcttctttcgatgatttaaaaattgaagttgaaaacttgaaacaagagatcaaatctcttaaacaaaatcaaatgatttgtgatcataggattactcaaattgagaaaatcaattctccagctgagaaatctaatgataaaaacaaaggtatttttgagaatgatattgaagaaaaatctattagttttaatcctaaacatgatatgtttttagggatgatgcaaattattactgctcataaatggtatatcaaatgtactattctcattgataatagtttttcaattacaaacattgccatgattgatagtggagcagatgttagttgcattcaagaaggtttagtacctacgaaatattttcaaaaaactactcatatggttagatctgcatctggacatgctttagatataaagtatgaACTttctaatacgggtatttgtcagaataaagtctgtattcctcacttctttttcttggtaaaaaaccagttataccctccaattatacttgaaacaccgtttattaacgccgtttatccttttactagcataaactcgaaaggttttactgctacctataaggataaagagataagttatacttttgttacagatccagtaactagagatattaatgctttaattgatatgaagcaaaaacatgttgattctttacaattagaattgtttagtatgaatatatttgatactttaaattctactaaagtacaagaaaaaatcaaattgatttccgagcagATTGTTGTTaatatttgtgctgagcatcctagtgctttttggaatcgaaaaaagcatattgtcactcttccatatgaagataatttcactgaggatgatattcctactaaatctcgaccttgtcagatgaatgcagaattggtagaattttgcaaaaaaagagattgatagtttgctatcaaaaggtttgataaaaccctcaaaatctccttggtcttgtacagctttttacgttaataacgcagctgaaaaaGAATGTGGTGTTCCTAGATTGGTCATtaattataagcccttgaataaatatttgaaatgggttaggtatcctattcctaataaaagagatttattatctagattatatgatgctaatatattttcaaaatttgatttaaaatctggttattggcaaattcaaatatttaaagagcatacttatagaactacttttaatgttccatttgggcagtATGAAtagaatgttatgccttttggtctGGAAAATGCTccttcagaattccaaaaaattatgaatgatattttcaacccctaTTTAGACTTCGTCATTgtttatatcgatgacattttggtatttttcaaaacacttgaaatgcatattaagcatttagatattttcaaaagaattgttatacagaatggtttggtaatctcaaaacaaaaaatgagtttattccaaacaaacattcgattcttaggacattatatttgtcagggaaagattactcctattcaaagatcaattgattttgcctcaaaattttctgatgttattactgatagaactcagttacaaagatttttgggaagtttaaattatatttcacctttttataaagatttatCACGAGATTTAGCCCtcttatatgataggctaaaaaagaattataaaaattcttggactgatagtcatactactttggttaaaaatattaagcaacgtgttaaatctttaccttgcttaacccttactaatcctgcatggcaaaagattatagagactgatgcgtctaatattggttacggagggattttgaaacagataaatcccaatgataaacatgaatatctgattagattctaCTCTGGTAAATGGTTTGAAGCCCAGAGgaaatacgctactgtggcacatgaaatgttaaccatagtaaaatgtgttttaaaatttcaggacgacttatacaatcaaaagtttttgataaaaactgacgcacaatctgttaaatatatgtttaacaaagattttaaacatgatacctcgaaaatgatatttgcaagatggcaggctcaattagacccttttgattttgaaatacaatataaaaagggaattgataattccttgccagatttcttatcccgtaaatatttacaggatggaaccccctagggtaggggaagaggtagaggttggggaagatcgTCCCCGCAATCCAGAGGAAGGtcatcaccttcaggatcgtcatacggatcctcatcaaactccccagttatacaaatgagAAGAAGAagtttagtcaatgagaggatatctctcagagaagaatcatcgatcGGACCGtccgtccatctggaagatattccagaagatagtccgttatacgcacatttgcaggcatatttgactgctcaaaaacagaaagatacttctgttaagcaaagtaatacttttgcttctattacaaaagatgacaatgatgatatcaagtcatatgagaaagtgtcaaaaagagaaatgatatttctcttagaaaactctgacattcagagaaaagaagaaccatggaaaatattccaaaggtatttaataaatgggttatattatccgggtgagtcatacaaaacccgttcaTACTATGAAACAATACTAACCAGTACCGGCAGTGCAGATTTTCAGTACTTTTTTgggtatagcacagacgagaacgtttataacttctcgaagattataattaaacagattatatctgttgaaaacttgggtatatccacaatgaaagaaatgcagataagccttaacaaaaataaaatgaattttacctattgggattatatccaaacCTTTGATAAAGTGTTATATTATAATAATgatagacacaaacatacttggtttataaaagtatgtgcaaagatatttgcagcaactgttcctaattggtttctgaactagtggtcataccacggtccaacaataaaaattttaccagatccatttctcaAGTTATACAAAGAATGAATAAAAACTTCCCCTTTTATAAACAGTTTATATCACTCAGATCATATATGTTACCCTGATAAAATCAATCAGatttatttctttctggaattctcTATTCCCTGGATACACAAATGGAATTCAGAAGTCGGATTCACCGAAGAACAAGTCTCATGCTTATACAGGACTTTTTACAACAACttttgggacaagttaatgaagaaggatcccaaaacaaagacattatatggtcaagaactcttgaattcaatagaaataaaaattcagaaatattccagcaaacctcaaaaagaggtaattgatgacagttcagttaggcatattgccagaagaaTCTCCTTCcaagaaggagataaagcagAAATGATTAACGCTTACTTGGAAGAGGTCAAAAGAAATTTACTTCATTCCATTAATCAATACGAAAAATCAGATACGtcaatgcaaagtgaaacaagcaacgatgatatcgctgaagattctcagcccattgaagcagaaaAAATATTATCTGAAGAAGACTTAAATGATGcagaagaattcatccgcaaaaTGAAAGAAGCGGAAAAGAGaccagcacagtgaaacagctggaccccacAAAAATAGTAAAGTCGCCGGACCCACAgcaacagtgaagccgccggaccccactcaaacagtagatacactgttcatcaacagtagatacactgtttcaacagtagaaacactataacagggacccacgggacccacttttactgttcatagattccttttctttgtCTATTTATAGAATTCATTCATTCATTCTTCAGAGGCAGAAGTCGAGACCCtctctctctagaattctctctctctctctaagttgTAAGTAAGAGTTAGTTTGTAGTTTGCTCATTGTAAcagaagaacaagtaaataaaagttttcagttcttcatcttcagggccttgtATCTTGGACACAAGGTACATATTTCCttcttaattagtttttctttttcttctagtctctcctctctggtcgtgacgatgtccggctaagagacatcatatctatgttgagtatctaacttctctcctatatacaccatgaaagcgacggcatctattaaaatataaatgagttttatatatagagttttgacttggtgtcaagatggttggtacagtatgatataacactgctcttattggctttgccttagtggcttcgtctagccagccgtgaacctcatcccgataaaggagttaaaaaaACATCTTCTTTCatggttagaactgctagacacacgggctcaataaaagtatgtattatattataacagaccccttgcttgagtaaaggtttttatccttccatacagtcattaaactatatataaaattcaagtatatttcaattcttatccttaatgattgtgcggattaccgccagtctttaaatataagggtactgaattagctagattaagaattctcaaataaattaagatagaaatctttaactggtggaaaccttccaggcatataaaagccagatgagaggtgtgaaacaagtccagttcccggtcaaacgggtgatttctgttttagtttaattgagaaggcatggcggattaccgcccaccacttgatcctgttaaaatggtataatatatataaaagctaaaatgatataatatatatatatataagtaataagctatattcgataagctatatatacatcttatatactatatataagatgtatatatagtatagtatatatattaaatgtatatatatatatatataaggtatattcgataagctatatatatatatatatatatatataagcttatatatatactatactatactataatatatatacatcttactatatataagctatattcgatttatatactatatatacatcttaagatatactatatatacatgtatatctactatactatactatatatatatatatctagtatatctagtatactatgtatatatagtatatcttaagatatatatataatatagtatagtatatatatagtatatatatatatatatatatatatataagcttatatatatatgtatatcgaatatagcttatatatcttatgagatgtatatatagtaaagactatagtatagtataaatataacatgaaaaatgttactaaatacaggacttattgtagtggtaagcaaggctacaacatttgtgttactagtagcattatccattgaaactgacattattttatcactaatgcaaaaatatctacaaatatccgtaatcgtgtatatcgaatataacttatatatcttaagttgtatatatatagtatatatagactatactatactatactatactatatatacatagtatataagccatattcgatagtatacatcttaagatatactatatatacatatatatctactatactatactatatatatatatatatatatatctagtatatctaatatacttagtatatcttaagatatatatatagtatactatagtatatatataagattatatatatatgtatatcgaatatagcttatatatcttatgagatgtatatatagtatagactatagtatagtatacatctaacatgaaaaatgttactaaatacaggacttattgtagtggtaagcaaggctacaacatttgtgttactagtagcattatccattgaaactgacattattttatcactaatgcaaaaatatctacaaatatccgcaatcgtgctagaaataaactgccctgtgtgacgtgaattaattattctataagcaataatacGCTTTTGtattatccaatgctcatcaatccaatgactggtaacagtaaggtaatcacagttattaccacttctaccaa containing:
- the LOC138906843 gene encoding uncharacterized protein, which codes for MICNKYANLKTIYTPADIMSDKKQQYGITMSYVKAYRTKEKALELLRGIPRKSNSKLPSHLYMINMTNPGYATILYKSVDGRFMYVFVALNASIIGWKYCYPIAVIDGTFLKSSHKGTILTARAQDAAGKIFPLAYDIVDSENDASWEWFFEMFRQAFGERERMCIVSERHASILRGASIVYPEVCHCVCIFHLWNNIKKQFKNHDQLREVFFAMARAYKIEDFNRLMQDMDNIDKRVRPSTDYVYVVMDAEQRRNIICMQKRECSCKRFQVHEIPCPHVIAVLDYTHIKATKYYFAYYTKEYFKKTYEVPVNPLPDETTRDLPTEVLDNVVLPPIVKGKLGRPTKSRCKGLYEYVYTETVTCGLCGKQRHNRRICSNARDN